A genomic segment from Streptomyces sp. NBC_00459 encodes:
- a CDS encoding TetR/AcrR family transcriptional regulator yields the protein MTEVATARRSRITPEREAELYGATLDLLREVGYEALTMDAVAARTKSSKATLYRQWGGKAELVVRAMRHFKPGGADIAEIDTGSLRGDFHSLLLREDDCAMEQNSALMRALGMAVHGNPDLLQAFRELLVEPEMAEFRKVIQRAMDRGEVRADNPAADYVLHMMIGGFVARTLIDERPPTQAYLRDYIDAVVLPALGVPVP from the coding sequence ATGACCGAGGTCGCAACGGCGCGTCGTAGTCGGATCACGCCCGAGCGCGAGGCCGAGCTGTACGGCGCCACGCTCGACCTGCTCCGGGAAGTCGGCTACGAGGCCCTCACCATGGACGCCGTCGCCGCCCGCACGAAGTCCAGCAAGGCCACGCTCTACCGCCAGTGGGGTGGCAAGGCCGAACTGGTCGTCAGGGCCATGCGGCACTTCAAGCCGGGTGGCGCCGACATCGCCGAGATCGACACCGGGTCCCTGCGCGGCGACTTCCACTCCCTGCTGCTCCGCGAGGACGACTGCGCCATGGAACAGAACTCCGCGCTGATGCGGGCTCTGGGCATGGCGGTCCACGGCAACCCGGATCTCCTTCAGGCGTTCCGGGAACTGCTCGTCGAGCCGGAGATGGCGGAGTTCCGCAAGGTGATCCAGCGGGCCATGGACCGTGGAGAGGTCCGCGCGGACAATCCGGCGGCCGACTACGTGCTGCACATGATGATCGGCGGCTTCGTGGCGCGCACGCTCATCGACGAGCGGCCGCCGACCCAGGCCTACTTGCGTGACTACATCGACGCCGTGGTGCTCCCCGCCCTCGGC